From the Anaerobaca lacustris genome, one window contains:
- a CDS encoding PQQ-binding-like beta-propeller repeat protein — MKRRRLLIVGLVGTILLIAIGLFAAWQLWRIVHGPPQLPGPVEAIPQAMASPPPIQEGPADWPRWRGPTGDGRSPLTGTRKDWTGGLTRLWEVSFLCQGTRTAAWSAPVVQGNRLVVPGRDSRNDLVFCLDSDSGELIWSGSYPARTGASHGPGPRATPAIDGDRVYTFGRGGDLVCWRLLDGVLRWRRNVHDVGGREPRWGHSASPVVYEDKVFVQAGGRALVIAYDKLAGDIAWTAMEGSAGYAALALMEMDGAVGLLVFHGTGLACLDPADGAVRWEVPWETNYDVNATTPVFGDGIIFITSGYGVGGQALQADGNRAEPLWRNRAIASHHSDPILIDGFLYGYSGQSNQNAGHFKCVELRTGREQWSTREIGWGTATYVDGHLLCMDIEGNLFLVEPDPDAFRLVAQFTGALGEVTQAAWTIPVVANGKVYLRYMQRLICYDLMPQ, encoded by the coding sequence ATGAAACGGCGCCGGCTTCTTATTGTGGGCTTGGTTGGCACGATTCTCCTGATCGCCATCGGGCTGTTCGCCGCCTGGCAACTCTGGCGCATCGTACATGGCCCGCCGCAGTTGCCCGGTCCCGTAGAGGCGATCCCGCAGGCAATGGCGAGCCCACCGCCCATTCAGGAGGGGCCGGCGGACTGGCCCCGCTGGCGCGGGCCGACCGGTGATGGCAGGAGCCCTCTCACGGGGACCCGCAAGGACTGGACCGGCGGACTGACGCGACTGTGGGAGGTGAGCTTCCTGTGCCAGGGAACGCGCACCGCCGCGTGGTCGGCTCCGGTCGTGCAAGGAAATCGGCTCGTCGTTCCGGGCCGAGACAGTCGGAACGATCTGGTTTTCTGCCTGGACTCCGACAGCGGCGAACTGATCTGGTCCGGCTCGTATCCGGCCCGGACCGGCGCCAGTCACGGTCCCGGGCCTCGGGCGACGCCGGCCATCGACGGGGATCGCGTCTATACCTTCGGGCGGGGAGGCGACCTCGTCTGCTGGCGACTGCTCGACGGCGTCCTCCGTTGGCGACGGAACGTGCACGATGTGGGAGGCCGGGAACCGCGATGGGGGCACTCCGCCTCGCCCGTCGTATACGAGGACAAGGTATTCGTGCAGGCGGGAGGCCGAGCTCTCGTGATCGCCTATGACAAGTTGGCCGGGGATATTGCCTGGACGGCAATGGAAGGCAGTGCCGGCTATGCGGCCCTGGCCCTCATGGAGATGGATGGCGCCGTTGGGCTGCTCGTCTTCCACGGCACAGGTCTGGCCTGCCTCGATCCGGCCGATGGCGCCGTGCGATGGGAGGTCCCGTGGGAGACCAACTATGACGTCAACGCTACGACGCCGGTATTCGGCGATGGAATCATCTTCATCACTTCCGGCTACGGCGTCGGCGGTCAGGCGCTCCAGGCAGATGGAAACCGCGCCGAGCCCCTCTGGCGGAACCGCGCGATCGCTTCACACCACTCCGACCCGATCCTCATCGACGGCTTCCTCTACGGCTACTCCGGCCAGAGCAACCAGAATGCCGGCCACTTCAAGTGCGTCGAACTGCGGACCGGCCGGGAGCAGTGGAGCACGCGCGAGATCGGCTGGGGCACAGCCACATACGTCGACGGCCATTTGCTCTGTATGGACATCGAAGGCAATCTGTTTCTGGTCGAGCCCGATCCGGATGCATTCCGGCTGGTTGCACAATTCACGGGCGCCCTTGGAGAGGTCACTCAGGCGGCCTGGACCATTCCAGTCGTCGCCAACGGCAAGGTCTACCTCCGATACATGCAGCGTCTGATCTGCTACGACCTCATGCCCCAGTAA
- a CDS encoding FAD-binding protein — protein sequence MSDYIVLVKQVPDVSQITDNAFDPETGTLVRSRLANVVNELDAQALAFARYMKQISGDAKARIIALTMGPPMAEEVLRYSLARAADQVVLLTDRSLGGADTWATANPLAYAIRRIVKEILKCGDDYFVVAGMQSVDGDTAQVPGQIAEELELPCIAYATDAEYKNKRFEFTRIISGGSQTVATKKMPAVITVAKYEYPLFATFAGTRWGNKVDVVKWGADDIKEATHIGAKGSKTAVIRVFPPGKSTRKCQEMKDAASLAKIIIESFKSGNGEGGKADEGPGPYALPARRKSLLERPYEATKKEQDDYDILTGILKDMKIADVKQLDDATKEKIVEKAGGAFHKKALDDMINGFGLAEPAFQGEVWVVAEHSGDGVVHPATFELTGKARELADSLETKVGVCIAGDNVAHMAEELIAAGADNIYAIEHKLLKEFDPASYCKAISSAVDQYVPQIVLYAATPQGRMLAPMVSYKTGCGLTADCTGLDIRDSSRKGDIGLLLQTRPALGGNVMATIRTKNSKSQMATARPGVMKRIPADPKRKGKVTRHKVELTEDDISLDVIRTELGSGEVNFGAEAIVSGGKGMQSRDSFDRLLRMLCSEMGKKLETDVEFGASRAAVEQGFVERVHQVGQTGTAVGPKLYVAIGISGAIQHMIGVANTETIVAINSDPNAPIFKQCDYYIVGTAEDVIPELVQALDNA from the coding sequence ATGAGTGACTACATCGTTCTCGTCAAGCAGGTCCCTGACGTCTCGCAAATCACCGACAACGCCTTCGACCCGGAGACGGGCACCCTTGTCCGCTCTCGGCTGGCCAATGTGGTCAACGAGCTCGACGCCCAGGCCCTCGCCTTCGCCAGGTACATGAAACAGATCAGCGGCGACGCCAAGGCGCGCATCATCGCGCTGACGATGGGCCCGCCGATGGCCGAGGAGGTGCTCCGCTACAGTCTGGCCCGTGCGGCCGACCAGGTCGTACTTCTGACGGACCGTTCGCTCGGCGGGGCCGACACGTGGGCGACCGCCAATCCGCTTGCCTATGCGATTCGGCGGATCGTCAAGGAGATCCTCAAGTGTGGCGACGACTACTTCGTGGTCGCCGGTATGCAATCGGTCGACGGCGATACGGCCCAGGTACCGGGGCAGATCGCCGAGGAGTTGGAGCTGCCCTGTATCGCTTACGCCACCGACGCCGAATACAAGAACAAGCGATTCGAGTTCACCCGGATTATCAGCGGCGGCAGCCAGACCGTGGCGACCAAGAAGATGCCGGCCGTCATCACCGTCGCCAAGTACGAATACCCGTTGTTTGCGACGTTTGCCGGGACGCGGTGGGGCAACAAGGTGGACGTTGTCAAGTGGGGCGCCGACGACATCAAGGAGGCCACCCATATCGGGGCCAAGGGCTCCAAGACCGCCGTGATTCGCGTCTTCCCCCCGGGCAAGAGCACCCGCAAGTGCCAGGAAATGAAGGACGCTGCCTCGCTCGCGAAGATCATTATCGAGAGCTTCAAGAGCGGCAACGGCGAGGGCGGAAAGGCCGACGAAGGCCCGGGCCCTTATGCGTTGCCCGCGCGACGCAAGAGCCTGCTGGAGCGGCCGTATGAGGCGACGAAGAAGGAGCAGGATGACTACGACATCCTGACCGGCATTCTCAAGGACATGAAGATTGCCGACGTGAAGCAGCTCGACGATGCCACGAAGGAGAAGATCGTCGAGAAGGCCGGCGGGGCGTTCCACAAGAAGGCCCTGGACGACATGATCAACGGGTTTGGCCTGGCCGAGCCGGCCTTCCAGGGCGAGGTCTGGGTTGTCGCCGAGCACAGCGGCGACGGCGTCGTCCATCCCGCCACGTTCGAGCTGACGGGCAAGGCCCGCGAGCTGGCCGATTCGCTGGAAACGAAGGTCGGCGTGTGCATCGCCGGCGACAACGTCGCGCACATGGCCGAAGAGTTGATCGCGGCCGGCGCCGACAATATCTACGCCATCGAGCACAAATTGCTCAAAGAGTTCGACCCGGCGTCCTACTGCAAAGCCATTTCCAGCGCCGTCGATCAGTACGTGCCGCAGATCGTGCTGTACGCGGCGACGCCGCAGGGACGCATGCTGGCCCCGATGGTCTCGTACAAGACCGGCTGCGGCCTGACCGCCGACTGCACGGGCCTGGACATCCGCGACAGTTCGCGAAAGGGCGATATCGGCCTGCTGCTCCAGACGCGTCCGGCTCTGGGCGGCAACGTCATGGCGACGATTCGCACGAAGAACTCGAAGAGCCAGATGGCGACCGCCCGCCCCGGCGTGATGAAGCGGATTCCCGCCGACCCGAAGCGCAAGGGCAAGGTCACCAGGCACAAGGTCGAGTTGACCGAGGACGATATCAGCTTGGACGTGATCCGGACCGAGCTGGGCAGCGGCGAGGTCAACTTCGGCGCCGAGGCCATCGTCTCGGGCGGCAAGGGCATGCAGAGCCGCGACAGCTTCGATCGGCTCCTTCGCATGCTCTGCTCCGAGATGGGCAAGAAGCTCGAGACCGATGTCGAGTTCGGCGCCTCACGTGCGGCGGTCGAGCAGGGTTTCGTCGAGCGCGTCCATCAGGTTGGCCAGACGGGTACCGCCGTCGGGCCGAAGCTGTACGTTGCGATCGGCATCTCCGGCGCCATCCAGCACATGATCGGCGTCGCCAACACCGAAACAATCGTGGCGATCAACAGCGACCCCAACGCACCGATCTTCAAGCAGTGCGATTACTATATCGTTGGAACCGCCGAGGACGTGATTCCAGAGCTGGTGCAGGCTCTCGATAACGCGTGA
- a CDS encoding electron transfer flavoprotein-ubiquinone oxidoreductase produces the protein MPNNNEYNKVSVLVVGAGPAGLATAIQLRVLRPDIDVCVIDKALDLGNHNLSGAVLEKEPLHSLLDAAKPDWRETDEAKDVLANVIDKDDIMFLLGRGMSFNIFWALKMAKSMGIGWGQMIHHGDYSLSISKLTKWLGNIAREKGVEVLTGFAADRIVMDGPTAVGVKLIDQGVDKEGHKQPNYVEGETIEARFIVLAEGCDGLVTERFVEAAGLKRESHQLYSLGVKELIRVTPEQYAKFSRGRVIHAMGYPIWTPVIGPGMFGGGIVYAGAEDHLAVGMIVGLDWKYRDFNTQDALVRFKEHGYVKPFIEGGTVVEAGAKMIPEGGWYAVPRDPHTGSIGKDNVMILGDSAGFVNMLKIKGLHNALESGMQAARAIVTCMDKPEGAAKRYTDNVEGSNIAKEMNSAKNARQTIAKFGPLQGMPLSVLGGWLPKFKVEPDYEMMTTAPYRLKPNQNFDKDTFTAVAATEHREEQPSHLTILDRTICETKCTPVYGSPCITFCPAGVYETIHDEVKPANPSNCLHCKTCQRKCPFDNIRWTAPEGGGGPRYKRM, from the coding sequence GTGCCGAACAACAACGAATACAACAAGGTCTCGGTTTTGGTCGTGGGCGCCGGCCCGGCCGGTCTGGCCACGGCGATTCAACTGCGGGTCCTCCGGCCCGACATCGACGTGTGCGTCATCGACAAGGCCCTCGATCTGGGCAATCACAATCTCTCCGGCGCCGTGCTCGAAAAGGAGCCGTTGCACTCACTGCTCGATGCGGCCAAGCCCGATTGGCGCGAGACCGATGAGGCCAAGGACGTCCTGGCCAACGTAATCGACAAAGACGACATCATGTTCCTGCTCGGCCGGGGCATGTCGTTCAATATCTTCTGGGCCCTGAAGATGGCCAAGAGCATGGGCATCGGCTGGGGCCAGATGATCCACCACGGCGACTACTCGCTCTCGATCAGCAAGCTCACCAAATGGCTCGGCAACATCGCCCGCGAGAAGGGCGTCGAGGTGCTGACGGGCTTCGCCGCCGATCGCATCGTGATGGACGGCCCGACGGCCGTCGGCGTCAAGCTGATCGATCAGGGCGTCGACAAGGAAGGGCACAAGCAGCCCAACTACGTCGAAGGCGAGACCATCGAGGCCAGATTCATCGTATTGGCCGAGGGCTGCGACGGCCTGGTCACCGAGCGGTTCGTCGAGGCCGCCGGTCTGAAGCGCGAATCGCACCAGCTCTACTCGCTCGGCGTCAAGGAGTTGATCAGGGTCACGCCGGAGCAATACGCCAAATTCTCGCGCGGCCGCGTCATCCACGCGATGGGCTATCCGATCTGGACCCCGGTCATCGGGCCCGGCATGTTCGGCGGCGGAATCGTCTACGCCGGTGCCGAGGACCATCTGGCGGTCGGCATGATCGTCGGTTTGGACTGGAAGTACCGCGATTTCAATACCCAGGACGCGCTGGTCCGCTTCAAGGAGCACGGCTACGTCAAGCCGTTCATCGAGGGCGGCACGGTCGTCGAGGCCGGGGCCAAGATGATCCCCGAAGGCGGCTGGTACGCGGTCCCGCGCGATCCGCACACCGGCAGCATCGGCAAGGACAACGTGATGATCCTCGGCGACAGCGCCGGCTTCGTCAACATGCTCAAGATCAAGGGCCTGCACAACGCCCTCGAATCGGGCATGCAGGCCGCCCGGGCCATCGTCACCTGCATGGACAAGCCCGAAGGCGCCGCGAAGCGGTATACCGACAACGTCGAGGGCTCGAACATCGCCAAGGAGATGAACAGCGCCAAGAACGCGCGCCAGACCATCGCCAAGTTCGGTCCCTTGCAGGGCATGCCGCTGTCGGTGCTGGGCGGCTGGCTGCCGAAGTTCAAGGTCGAGCCTGACTATGAGATGATGACGACGGCGCCCTATCGTCTCAAGCCGAACCAGAACTTCGACAAGGATACGTTCACCGCGGTGGCCGCTACCGAGCACCGCGAGGAGCAGCCCTCGCACCTGACGATCCTCGACAGGACGATCTGCGAGACGAAGTGTACGCCCGTCTACGGCAGTCCGTGCATCACGTTCTGTCCGGCCGGCGTCTATGAGACCATCCACGACGAGGTCAAGCCGGCCAACCCCTCGAACTGCCTGCACTGCAAAACCTGCCAGCGCAAGTGCCCGTTCGACAACATCCGCTGGACCGCCCCCGAAGGCGGCGGCGGCCCACGATACAAACGTATGTGA
- the hisF gene encoding imidazole glycerol phosphate synthase subunit HisF translates to MLTKRIIPCLDVKDNRVVKGVNFLNLRDAGDPVELGARYSDTGADELVFLDITATIRSRKTIVDMVERVAKNVFIPFTVGGGVQSVEQIDELLRSGAEKVSVNTAAVQNPNLLAEAAQRFGNQCVVLAIDARRSKARPGHWQVCVKAGSEPTDIDVVEWAVRGEELGAGEILLTSMDADGTLAGYDNELNKAVSDAVNIPVIASGGAGNLDHLYDAITIGGADAVLMASITHFGDFTITQMKEHLRDRGLPMNL, encoded by the coding sequence ATGCTGACCAAGCGAATCATCCCGTGCCTCGACGTCAAGGACAACCGCGTCGTCAAAGGCGTCAACTTTCTCAATCTCCGCGACGCGGGCGACCCGGTGGAGCTGGGGGCCCGATACAGTGACACCGGGGCCGACGAACTGGTCTTCCTTGATATCACCGCGACGATCCGCTCGCGAAAGACCATCGTGGACATGGTCGAGCGCGTCGCGAAAAACGTCTTCATCCCCTTCACCGTCGGCGGCGGCGTTCAGAGCGTCGAGCAGATCGACGAACTGCTACGCAGCGGCGCCGAGAAGGTCTCGGTCAACACCGCCGCCGTGCAGAACCCGAACCTGCTCGCCGAAGCGGCGCAGCGATTCGGCAATCAGTGCGTGGTGCTGGCCATCGACGCAAGGCGCTCCAAGGCGCGGCCGGGCCACTGGCAGGTGTGCGTCAAGGCCGGCTCGGAGCCGACCGACATCGACGTCGTCGAATGGGCCGTGCGAGGCGAGGAGTTGGGAGCCGGCGAAATCCTACTGACCAGCATGGACGCCGACGGCACGCTGGCCGGCTACGACAACGAGCTGAACAAGGCCGTCTCCGACGCGGTGAACATTCCCGTGATCGCCTCCGGCGGCGCGGGCAATCTCGACCACCTCTACGACGCCATCACCATCGGCGGCGCCGACGCGGTCCTCATGGCCTCGATCACACACTTCGGCGACTTCACCATCACCCAGATGAAAGAACACCTCCGCGACCGCGGCCTGCCCATGAACCTCTGA
- the hisH gene encoding imidazole glycerol phosphate synthase subunit HisH, producing the protein MIVVIDYNIGNVRSVCNAFRHIGCDIQLSRDPETVERALGLVLPGVAAFGYAIEALGSAAELVKQAAAAGKPVLGICVGYQMLFEESSEYGPHRGLGLVKGKVVALPAEQVVPHMGWNRVDLPGDMDLFSDLGESRHFYFAHSYYAQPGDERARIAYTDYGFALPAAIQKDNIYGVQFHPEKSGRQGLKVLQNFYDLCRRRA; encoded by the coding sequence ATGATCGTCGTGATTGACTACAATATCGGCAACGTCCGCAGCGTCTGCAATGCGTTTCGGCACATCGGCTGCGATATCCAGTTGAGCCGGGACCCGGAGACCGTGGAACGGGCCCTCGGGCTGGTCCTGCCGGGCGTGGCGGCCTTCGGGTACGCGATCGAGGCCCTGGGCTCGGCCGCCGAACTGGTCAAGCAGGCTGCGGCTGCCGGCAAGCCGGTTTTGGGTATCTGCGTCGGTTACCAGATGCTCTTCGAAGAGAGTTCCGAGTACGGCCCGCACCGGGGACTGGGCCTGGTCAAAGGCAAGGTGGTCGCCCTGCCGGCCGAGCAGGTGGTCCCGCATATGGGCTGGAATCGGGTCGATCTGCCCGGCGACATGGACCTGTTTTCGGACCTCGGCGAATCCAGACATTTCTACTTCGCCCACTCGTACTATGCCCAGCCCGGCGACGAGCGGGCCAGGATCGCCTATACCGACTACGGCTTCGCCCTGCCGGCGGCGATCCAGAAAGACAACATCTACGGCGTCCAGTTCCACCCCGAGAAGAGCGGCCGGCAGGGACTGAAGGTCCTCCAGAATTTCTACGATCTTTGCAGGAGGAGAGCCTGA
- the glmS gene encoding glutamine--fructose-6-phosphate transaminase (isomerizing), with protein sequence MCGIVAYLGRKAAQPILVEGLKRLEYRGYDSAGIALLNDGSIHVTKTSGRISALEGILDEPHGWDTLGIAHTRWATHGRPNTTNAHPHLDATGKIAVVHNGIIENYATLRTWLQNEGVVFRSETDTEVIANLIGYIYANQADAGLPDDQSAFEWAVQQALRKLHGTFGLAIICGDFPDTLIGAKRGSPLILGVGNTEYILASDAAAIVEHTTQAIYMADNEMVLVGPDGFHTKTIDNVTIAKDLKQIEFSLEQIELDGFEHHMLKEIFEQPESLRMCLGGRIEAHDGKIKLGGIRDYLRELTRARHVIFTACGTAFHAGLVGEFLLEHLARIPVETEYASEFRYRNPIIEDGTIVIAISQSGETADTLAAVEQAKERGAVVLGVVNVVGSTIARATDAGIYLHAGPEIGVASTKAFTAQVAVLSMLAIELGRRRHLGSDDAARHIDELAQIPEKIERILEQSDHIREIAAANIDKENWLFLGRGFNYPVALEGALKLKEISYIHAEGLPAAEMKHGPIALIADGMPAVFVATAGPQYDKMMGNIQEVRARGGRIIVVATEGDEYLEGVADHLITVPQTPELFQPMLTAVPLQLLAYHAAVLRGHDVDKPRNLAKSVTVE encoded by the coding sequence ATGTGTGGAATTGTCGCTTACCTGGGCCGCAAGGCCGCTCAGCCGATCCTTGTCGAGGGGCTCAAACGCCTGGAATACCGAGGCTATGACTCGGCCGGCATCGCGCTGCTGAACGACGGCTCGATTCACGTGACCAAGACGAGCGGGCGGATCAGTGCCCTGGAAGGGATTCTGGACGAGCCGCACGGCTGGGACACGCTGGGCATCGCCCATACGCGGTGGGCCACGCACGGCCGGCCCAACACCACCAATGCGCACCCGCACCTGGATGCGACGGGCAAGATCGCGGTCGTGCACAATGGGATCATCGAGAATTATGCCACGCTGCGGACTTGGCTCCAGAACGAAGGGGTCGTCTTCCGCAGCGAGACCGATACCGAGGTCATCGCAAACCTCATCGGCTATATCTACGCCAACCAGGCGGATGCGGGATTGCCGGACGACCAGAGCGCCTTCGAATGGGCGGTTCAGCAGGCCCTGCGAAAGCTGCACGGCACCTTCGGCCTGGCGATTATCTGCGGGGATTTCCCCGACACGCTGATCGGGGCCAAGCGGGGCAGCCCCCTGATCCTCGGCGTGGGCAACACCGAGTACATCCTGGCTTCGGACGCCGCGGCCATCGTCGAGCACACCACGCAGGCCATCTACATGGCCGACAACGAGATGGTGCTCGTCGGTCCGGACGGCTTCCACACCAAGACGATCGACAACGTTACAATCGCCAAGGATCTCAAGCAGATCGAGTTCTCGCTCGAACAGATCGAGTTGGACGGGTTCGAGCATCACATGCTCAAAGAGATCTTCGAGCAACCTGAATCACTGCGCATGTGTCTGGGCGGGCGGATTGAGGCTCACGACGGCAAGATCAAACTCGGCGGCATCCGGGACTACCTGCGGGAGCTGACGCGGGCCCGTCACGTGATCTTCACGGCGTGCGGCACGGCGTTCCACGCCGGTCTGGTGGGAGAGTTCCTTCTCGAACACCTCGCCCGCATTCCCGTTGAGACGGAATACGCCAGCGAATTTCGCTATCGCAACCCCATCATCGAGGACGGCACGATCGTCATCGCCATCAGCCAGTCGGGCGAGACCGCCGACACCCTGGCGGCCGTCGAGCAGGCCAAAGAGCGCGGCGCGGTGGTCCTGGGCGTGGTCAACGTCGTCGGTTCGACGATTGCCCGAGCAACCGATGCCGGCATCTATCTTCACGCGGGGCCCGAGATCGGTGTGGCCAGCACGAAGGCCTTCACCGCACAGGTGGCGGTGCTGAGTATGCTGGCGATCGAGCTGGGCCGGCGCCGACACCTGGGCAGCGACGATGCGGCCCGTCACATCGACGAGCTGGCCCAGATCCCTGAGAAGATCGAGCGGATCCTCGAACAGTCCGACCACATCCGCGAGATCGCGGCCGCCAATATCGACAAGGAAAACTGGCTGTTTCTCGGCAGGGGGTTCAACTACCCGGTGGCTCTTGAAGGGGCGCTGAAGCTCAAAGAGATCAGCTACATCCACGCCGAGGGCTTGCCCGCAGCGGAGATGAAACATGGCCCGATCGCGCTGATTGCCGACGGCATGCCGGCGGTATTCGTCGCGACAGCCGGACCGCAGTACGACAAGATGATGGGCAACATCCAGGAGGTGCGAGCCCGAGGCGGCAGGATCATCGTCGTGGCGACCGAAGGCGACGAGTACCTCGAAGGCGTCGCCGACCACCTGATCACGGTCCCGCAGACGCCGGAGTTGTTCCAGCCGATGCTGACGGCGGTCCCGCTGCAACTGCTGGCGTACCACGCTGCGGTGCTTCGCGGCCATGATGTGGACAAGCCGAGGAATCTCGCCAAGAGCGTGACGGTCGAGTAG
- a CDS encoding type II secretion system protein translates to MDGTCDRIRRTNADCPAFSLIELLVVVAVISVLISILVPTLIKARQAASRIGCAHNLRQIHLGMGMYLHDHDGTYPCATDPVSEDPVYWLWMGRGWRRWVRPYLDGSIDARNPSVLLCPEDRADPALFESTSYAYSMTFYHSPQQIDAMNDKADTYSDPRPSIPQRVDAVANPAAKILIGEWASSHVPVETEQGWWNWQGARNFLFADGHVVFLKAEQILPARDGFPDANLTIHGIKGRDIAQ, encoded by the coding sequence ATGGATGGCACATGTGATCGAATACGGCGAACGAACGCAGATTGCCCGGCGTTCAGTCTGATCGAACTGCTCGTTGTCGTCGCCGTCATCTCAGTCCTGATATCGATCCTCGTCCCCACGCTGATAAAAGCACGGCAGGCGGCGTCCCGCATCGGTTGCGCGCACAACCTCCGACAGATCCATCTGGGCATGGGCATGTATCTCCACGATCACGACGGGACCTATCCGTGTGCGACCGATCCGGTGTCCGAGGACCCGGTCTACTGGTTGTGGATGGGACGCGGATGGCGACGGTGGGTCAGGCCCTACCTGGACGGTTCGATTGACGCACGCAATCCCTCGGTGCTGTTGTGTCCGGAGGACCGCGCCGATCCGGCCCTGTTCGAATCGACCAGCTACGCCTACTCGATGACGTTCTATCACAGTCCGCAGCAGATCGATGCGATGAACGACAAGGCCGACACCTACAGCGATCCTCGCCCCTCGATTCCGCAGCGAGTAGATGCGGTTGCAAACCCGGCGGCCAAGATTCTCATCGGCGAGTGGGCCAGCAGCCATGTCCCAGTCGAAACCGAGCAGGGCTGGTGGAACTGGCAGGGGGCGCGCAATTTCCTGTTCGCCGACGGCCACGTCGTCTTCCTCAAGGCCGAGCAGATCCTGCCCGCCCGCGACGGCTTTCCCGACGCCAACCTGACGATCCACGGCATCAAAGGCCGCGACATCGCTCAGTAG